The following are encoded together in the Gavia stellata isolate bGavSte3 chromosome 23, bGavSte3.hap2, whole genome shotgun sequence genome:
- the ATL2 gene encoding atlastin-2, which yields MRKDAGKCGTANRDLSSSSQDPQPFRMGDSSVPQPRSGVQHASGKLYEEEEEEDALPDSDALPDSDDEVDLDKPRPIQIVLAHEDDHNFELDEAALEKILLQEHIKDLNIVVVSVAGAFRKGKSFLLDFMLRYMYNRNSSCWIGGNTEPLTGFTWRGGCERETTGIQIWSEVFVIDKPNGTKVAVLLMDTQGAFDSQSTIKDCATVFALSTMTSSVQVYNLSQNIQEDDLQHLQLFTEYGRLAMEEIYQKPFQTLMFLIRDWSYPYEHAYGLEGGKKFLEKRLQVKQNQHEELQNVRKHIHSCFSNLGCFLLPHPGLKVATNPNFDGRLNDIDEDFKKELRNLVPLLLAPENLVEKEISGSKVTCRDLVEYFKAYIKIYQGEELPHPKSMLQATAEANNLAAVAGAKDLYSKGMEQVCGGDKPYIAPSDLERKHQDFRESAVRQFRSVKKMGGEEFCRRYQEQLEVEIDEIYANFVKHNDGKNIFYAARTPATLFAVMFAMYITSGLTGFLGMNSIATLCNLVLGMALISFCTWAYVKYSGEFREVGTAIDQIAEAIWEQRNPRKVFSKLFEVLRRRTIRRALTSVPRQRLSSNNNKKKN from the exons GTAAGCTTtatgaggaagaagaggaggaggatgcccTACCTGACTCAGATGCCCTGCCAGACTCAGACGACGAGGTGGATTTGGATAAGCCGCGCCCCATACAGATTGTTCTTGCTCATGAAGATGACCATAACTTTGAATTAGATGAAGCAGCATTGGAAAAAATCTTGCTTCAGGAACACATCAAAGATCTTAACATAGTAGTTGTGTCTGTAGCAGGAGCTTTCCGCAAAGGAAAATCTTTTCTGCTGGACTTCATGCTTAGATACATGTATAACAGG aATTCTTCTTGCTGGATAGGTGGAAACACTGAGCCATTGACTGGGTTTACATGGAGAGGTGGATGTGAACGGGAAACCACTGGCATTCAGATTTGGAGTGAAGTGTTTGTAATTGATAAACCCAATGGAACAAAG GTTGCTGTACTACTCATGGATACCCAAGGTGCCTTTGATAGCCAATCCACTATCAAAGACTGTGCAACGGTTTTTGCTCTGAGCACCATGACGAGTTCTGTCCAG GTATACAACTTGTCCCAGAATATTCAGGAAGATGACCTTCAACATTTGCAG TTGTTTACAGAATATGGAAGACTAGCTATGGAAGAGATTTACCAAAAGCCGTTTCAG ACACTAATGTTCTTAATTAGAGATTGGAGTTATCCTTATGAACATGCATATGGcttggaaggaggaaaaaagttccTAGAGAAAAGATTGCAG gtaaagcaaaaccaacatgAAGAGCTACAGAATGTAAGGAAGCATATTCACTCCTGTTTCAGTAATCTTGGCTGTTTCCTGTTGCCCCACCCTGGTCTTAAAGTTGCAACAAATCCAAATTTTGATGGGAGGTTGAATG ATATAGATGAGGATTTTAAGAAAGAGCTGCGGAATTTGGTACCATTACTGCTTGCCCCTGAAAACTTGGTAGAAAAAGAGATTAGTGGATCCAAGGTGACCTGTAGAGATCTTGTAGAATACTTCAAG GCTTATATAAAAATCTATCAAGGAGAGGAGCTACCTCATCCGAAATCTATGCtgcag GCAACAGCCGAGGCGAACAATCTTGCTGCTGTGGCAGGAGCAAAAGACTTGTACAGTAAAGGCATGGAGCAG GTTTGTGGGGGAGATAAGCCTTACATTGCCCCGTCGGACCTTGAGCGGAAGCACCAGGATTTCAGAGAGTCAGCTGTCAGGCAGTTCCGCTCGGTGAAGAAGATGGGAGGGGAAGAGTTCTGTCGGCGCTACCAGGAACAGCTAGAAGTGGAAATCGACGAGATCTATGCAAACTTTGTGAAGCACAACGATGGCAAAAACATCTTTTATGCTGCTCGTACCCCTGCCACTCTATTTGCAGTCATGTTTGCCATGTATATAACCTCAGGACTGACTGGGTTCCTTGGTATGAACTCCATAGCTACCCTGTGTAATCTCGTGCTGGGGATGGCTCTTATATCGTTTTGTACTTGGGCATATGTTAAGTACTCTGGGGAATTCAGAGAAGTTGGAACAGCCATTGATCAGATCGCTGAAGCTATATGGGAACAG AGGAATCCCAGGAAG GTGTTTTCCAAACTCTTTGAAGTCCTTAGACGCCGAACGATTCGCCGTGCTCTTACATCAGTGCCGCGACAGCGACTCTCATCCAAcaataacaagaagaaaaactag